Proteins encoded together in one Astatotilapia calliptera chromosome 7, fAstCal1.2, whole genome shotgun sequence window:
- the akip1 gene encoding A-kinase-interacting protein 1 isoform X1, whose translation MPIRYAGSTEQFDILVLKNPRHLSFSLHLSMDSQAWLESSLQRSASLGLEVLQRASRRSVDWASTASQNPTMADEDTDIADERNPTELDDAFAKIAEFMAQTTSHCKRFYKSGCCTQPSDIEKNHMSRFHTQPASAKTSAALPTRKCDKYQNRVSGSSEDFYIELSPGTYAITASVAESQQQTQLVSVKAGESVNLTFDL comes from the exons ATGCCTATTAGATATGCTGGATCCACAGAGCAGTTTGATAtcttagttttaaaaaatccca GGCACCTGAGTTTTTCCCTCCACCTGTCCATGGACAGCCAAGCCTGGCTGGAGTCCTCCCTGCAGCGCTCTGCCAGTCTGGGCTTGGAGGTGCTGCAGCGAGCCTCCAGGCGGAGTGTGGACTGGGCGAGCACTGCATCCCAAAACCCCACTATGGCAGATGAAGACACAGATATAGCTGACGAG AGAAATCCCACAGAGCTTGATGATGCCTTTGCAAAAATCGCTGAGTTCATGGCACAAACCACTAGTCATTGCAAA AGATTTTACAAGTCTGGTTGTTGCACGCAGCCCAGTGACATTGAAAAGAACCACATGTCCAGGTTTCACACACAGCCAGCATCTGCAAAGACATCAGCTGCGCTACCAACCAGGAAATGCGACAAATACCAA AACCGCGTGTCTGGATCCAGTGAGGATTTTTATATCGAGCTTTCACCTGGAACATATGCCATCACTGCCAGTGTGGCAGAGTCACAGCAGCAGACTCAGCTGGTCAGTGTTAAAGCTGGGGAGAGTGTCAAcctcacctttgacctctga
- the LOC113027431 gene encoding nuclear receptor-interacting protein 3, with product MQAVREPGQHKHTPAIMFTGMRTENRGEKGVLDAATLRQQRRLKQAIQFLHKDSADLLPLDGLKKLGTSKQGQPHNILQKRLLEAKLCRGRINMCGVTPSNGEVRLSHSHVNSQEDEEDDFILVPCKCLGQEVNLLIDTGCKLNLMSSVTAERFGLKELVEEIKMETDGFPFQRRLCIDGHIKELGLTVGQIRITCSFAIVESNKHLMSLGSKTLKTLKCVIDTEQQIMVIGTTVREQIHFAKKQFSEGSTDFRDLGY from the exons ATGCAGGCAGTCAGAGAGCCGGGGCAACACAAGCACACGCCCGCCATCATGTTTACAGGGATGCGGACAGAGAACCGCGGAGAAAAGGGGGTCCTGGATGCAGCGACTCTGAGGCAACAGAGGAGGCTGAAACAGGCGATCCAGTTCCTCCATAAGGACTCCGCTGATCTGCTTCCTTTGGATGGACTGAAGAAACTCGGGACTTCTAAGCAGGGG CAACCACACAATATTCTCCAGAAGCGCCTACTGGAGGCAAAGCTGTGCAGAGGCAGGATAAACATGTGTGGAGTAACACCAAGCAATGGAGAGGTTCGTCTGAGCCACAGCCATGTAAATTcacaggaggatgaggaggatgacTTCATCCTCGTGCCCTGCAAG TGTTTAGGACAGGAAGTGAATTTGCTGATTGATACAGGTTGCAAGTTGAATCTGATGTCTTCTGTGACTGCGGAGAGATTTGG TTTAAAAGAACTGGTCGAAGAGATCAAAATGGAGACCGATGGCTTCCCATTTCAGCGCAGGCTCTGCATCGATGGTCACATCAAGGAGCTCGGCCTGACCGTCGGACAAATCAGGATAACTTGCTCATTTGCCATAGTGG AAAGTAACAAGCATCTCATGTCCTTGGGCAGCAAGACTTTAAAGACACTCAAG tgtGTAATCGATACAGAACAGCAGATCATGGTGATTGGGACAACTGTGAGGGAGCAGATTCATTTTGCCAAAAAGCAATTCAGTGAAGG ctccacagacTTCAGAGACCTGGGTTACTAA
- the akip1 gene encoding A-kinase-interacting protein 1 isoform X2 — MDSQAWLESSLQRSASLGLEVLQRASRRSVDWASTASQNPTMADEDTDIADERNPTELDDAFAKIAEFMAQTTSHCKRFYKSGCCTQPSDIEKNHMSRFHTQPASAKTSAALPTRKCDKYQNRVSGSSEDFYIELSPGTYAITASVAESQQQTQLVSVKAGESVNLTFDL, encoded by the exons ATGGACAGCCAAGCCTGGCTGGAGTCCTCCCTGCAGCGCTCTGCCAGTCTGGGCTTGGAGGTGCTGCAGCGAGCCTCCAGGCGGAGTGTGGACTGGGCGAGCACTGCATCCCAAAACCCCACTATGGCAGATGAAGACACAGATATAGCTGACGAG AGAAATCCCACAGAGCTTGATGATGCCTTTGCAAAAATCGCTGAGTTCATGGCACAAACCACTAGTCATTGCAAA AGATTTTACAAGTCTGGTTGTTGCACGCAGCCCAGTGACATTGAAAAGAACCACATGTCCAGGTTTCACACACAGCCAGCATCTGCAAAGACATCAGCTGCGCTACCAACCAGGAAATGCGACAAATACCAA AACCGCGTGTCTGGATCCAGTGAGGATTTTTATATCGAGCTTTCACCTGGAACATATGCCATCACTGCCAGTGTGGCAGAGTCACAGCAGCAGACTCAGCTGGTCAGTGTTAAAGCTGGGGAGAGTGTCAAcctcacctttgacctctga
- the c7h11orf16 gene encoding uncharacterized protein C11orf16 homolog: protein MTSGQMVTCEAALIPLLLGKQGCNITFVLESSENMRAVLGSVKHLLIQTLLNKASHRDSLFNIMSFSSKVTCWSCHMCSCAPDTVYTALSWIHSISCSSGGDLLSALSIALTDPACHAVHLLFTGFPDQPEAVLRALPALAVGRPVNVFYLQDIGNKLDRNTRDYLQSFTQTTRGSCYLIPFDLNGTLEKVIPLYVAESQPSLPSFNPAKWCCPSTSVTIPQLHHISSPLLRSSRSNPNLPVTSCILSGQTLSSPEFFPGCRVLARRERDGLYYMGTVIKQIQGCSGIWVVDFDHAESATFEIASSQRQLVCSLDMVNDSRGCTCRLAPGDAVLSPWEQDLRRYGPGQVVAATEHRDGYGGNGVRRLRVLMWNSCVYVLPESLLLPISASRHARIVRELQAVTHNQCCSWLCAPQLYCTDCCHSACASCY, encoded by the exons ATGACATCTGGACAGATGGTGACATGTGAGGCTGCACTGATACCACTGCTCCTGGGAAAGCAGGGATGCAACATCACGTTTGTCCTGGAAAGCTCTGAGAACATGAGAGCTGTTCTGGGGTCAGTGAAACACCTGCTGATCCAGACGTTGCTGAATAAAGCGTCTCACAGGGACTCTCTCTTTAACATCATGAGCTTTTCAAGCAAG GTGACCTGCTGGTCCTGCCACATGTGCTCCTGTGCTCCTGACACAGTGTACACGGCTCTGTCCTGGATTCACTCCATCAGCTGCAGCTCAGGCGGAGATCTCTTGTCTGCTCTGAGTATTGCTCTCACCGACCCTGCCTGTCATGCCGTCCACCTTCTTTTCACAGGCTTTCCTGATCAACCAGAGGCCGTGCTGAGAGCTCTTCCTGCACTGGCAGTTGGGAGGCCTGTGAACGTTTTCTACCTGCAAGATATAGGAAATAAACTGGACAGAAACACAAGGGACTATCTGCAGTCTTTCACACAGACCACAAGGGGGAGCTGTTATCTGATTCCATTCGATTTGAATGGCACGCTGGAGAAG GTGATTCCTCTGTACGTTGCTGAGAGCCAACCATCACTGCCAAGCTTCAATCCAGCCAAGTGGTGCTGTCCCTCCACCTCTGTCACAATACCACAGCTGCACCACATATCTTCACCCCTGCTCAG GAGCAGTCGGAGTAATCCCAATCTTCCGGTTACCTCCTGTATCCTGTCTGGTCAAACCCTAAGCAGCCCAGAATTCTTCCCAGGATGCAGAGTCCTGGCCAGGAGAGAGCGGGATGGCCTTTATTACATGGGCACTGTCATAAAACAAATACAG GGCTGCAGTGGAATTTGGGTGGTTGACTTTGACCATGCAGAAAGCGCAACGTTTGAGATTGCCTCCTCCCAGCGCCAGCTCGTTTGTTCACTTGACATGGTCAATGACAGCAGAGGTTGCACATGCAGGTTGGCTCCTGGCGACGCTGTCCTGTCACCATGGGAACAAGATCTGAGAAGATACGGTCCAGGTCAAGTGGTGGCAGCCACAGAACATAGAGATGGTTATGGAG GTAACGGTGTTAGACGCCTCCGGGTGCTGATGTGGAAtagttgtgtgtatgtgcttcCTGAAAGTCTGCTTTTGCCCATTTCTGCTTCTCGTCATGCCAGAATAGTACGGGAGCTCCAAGCAGTCACTCACAATCAGTGCTGCAGCTGGCtttgtgccccccagctgtacTGCACCGACTGCTGCCATTCAGCATGTGCCTCTTGCTAC